Proteins from a genomic interval of Oceanicoccus sp. KOV_DT_Chl:
- a CDS encoding thioesterase family protein, whose amino-acid sequence MQLPVTRTPVQARYSDTDAMGHMSSGSYVTFMEVGRLDFFQQIHAQTGHSQASVVANINVDIISECRYGENIEVLSWCSRVGNKSLTVCNEIFANGRLVAKGSVVNVGFDTETRQSTAIPQNWKASNYSDSSGN is encoded by the coding sequence ATGCAATTACCCGTCACACGCACGCCAGTGCAGGCACGCTACTCCGATACGGATGCAATGGGTCATATGTCTTCTGGTTCCTATGTAACTTTTATGGAAGTAGGCCGATTGGACTTCTTTCAGCAAATCCATGCGCAAACTGGCCATAGCCAAGCGTCCGTAGTGGCTAATATCAATGTCGATATCATTAGTGAATGTCGCTATGGTGAAAACATCGAAGTACTGAGTTGGTGTTCCCGCGTTGGTAATAAAAGCCTAACCGTTTGCAATGAAATTTTTGCCAATGGCAGATTAGTAGCAAAAGGCTCAGTAGTTAATGTAGGTTTTGATACCGAGACCAGACAATCAACAGCGATTCCACAAAATTGGAAAGCGTCAAACTATAGTGATAGCAGCGGAAATTAA
- a CDS encoding peroxiredoxin, giving the protein MTTITKVPNVVFKTRVRDESVAGENPYRWEDKTAQDLFAGKKVIVFSLPGAFTPTCSSNHLPRYEELFEEFKAQGIDQIICVSVNDAFVMFKWGKEQGVKNIFLLPDGNGEFTRKMGMLVDKSNIGFGMRSWRYSMVVDDGNIEKMFVEQGFEDNCATDPFEVSDADTVMAYLKGEEAAGVSSPRKAFVG; this is encoded by the coding sequence ATGACAACAATTACTAAAGTACCAAATGTAGTGTTTAAAACACGGGTGAGAGATGAATCGGTAGCCGGTGAAAACCCTTACCGCTGGGAAGACAAAACAGCGCAGGATCTTTTTGCGGGTAAGAAGGTGATTGTGTTTTCACTACCCGGCGCTTTTACCCCGACCTGTTCCTCTAACCACTTGCCACGCTATGAGGAGTTATTTGAGGAGTTTAAAGCGCAGGGCATTGACCAGATTATATGTGTGTCGGTGAATGATGCTTTTGTAATGTTCAAATGGGGTAAAGAGCAGGGTGTTAAGAATATCTTCCTGCTTCCTGACGGCAATGGTGAGTTCACTCGTAAAATGGGTATGTTGGTCGATAAATCCAATATCGGTTTTGGTATGCGTTCATGGCGTTATTCGATGGTGGTGGATGATGGCAACATTGAAAAAATGTTTGTCGAGCAGGGTTTTGAAGACAACTGCGCGACTGATCCTTTCGAAGTGTCTGATGCCGATACGGTCATGGCTTATTTGAAGGGTGAAGAAGCGGCGGGTGTATCGAGCCCACGTAAAGCGTTTGTAGGTTAG
- the speA gene encoding biosynthetic arginine decarboxylase, translated as MESPTWTIEDSADLYGIDRWGNDYFSLNQQGQVVAKTLNTEVPLQDIINGMAERDLQMPVLVRIENILDAQLFRLNNAFREAVKQHDYQNIYRGVYPIKVNQQAQVVEEIADFGSRYGHGFEVGSKPEMIAALATLKEPNSLIICNGYKDAEFIELGLHAIKLGFLCIFVIETPTELPIIIERSQAMGIKPMIGVRVKMTTQVSGHWNTTSGDRSVFGLTTTQLINVVDSLKANQMLDCLQLLHCHLGSQIPNIRDIRRGIVEACRYYVDLNNEGAALSYIDLGGGLAVDYTGARSLDEQSRNYSLEEYCSDVVDTIKNTLDEYQVPHPTIVTESGRATVAYSSVLLFNVLDVNNFEPSHIAITEEEDHPHLIYMRNLLKELTEASVQECFNDAHFYRQEVRELFRRGQITLRTRSVAENLFLEILQAVAAMTETMEHVPTELQNLKTSLADIYYGNFSLFQSLPDIWAIDQLFPIMPVHRLDEKPTREAILADITCDCDGKIDRFIDMDKPFRETLPLHRLNDNEEYYLGVFLVGAYQETLGDLHNLFGDTNVVSVRLNNNGGFDFIKEIHGDTIADVLSYVEYDTKNVQLNYRNTAERAVQEGRINARERQQIIKAFTASLQGYTYYEKDEI; from the coding sequence TTGGAATCACCAACCTGGACTATTGAAGACAGCGCCGATTTATACGGCATCGACCGCTGGGGTAACGATTATTTTAGCCTCAACCAACAGGGACAGGTGGTTGCTAAGACCCTTAATACCGAAGTACCGCTACAAGACATCATCAACGGTATGGCGGAGCGGGATTTACAGATGCCAGTGCTGGTGCGGATTGAGAATATTCTGGATGCCCAGCTATTCCGTTTAAATAACGCTTTTCGCGAGGCAGTTAAACAGCACGACTATCAAAACATTTATCGCGGCGTTTATCCTATTAAGGTTAATCAACAAGCACAGGTAGTGGAAGAAATAGCCGACTTTGGCTCGCGCTATGGTCACGGCTTTGAAGTAGGCAGTAAGCCGGAAATGATTGCCGCGCTGGCAACCTTAAAAGAACCCAACAGTTTGATTATTTGTAACGGTTACAAAGATGCCGAATTTATCGAACTAGGGCTACACGCCATCAAACTAGGTTTCTTGTGTATTTTCGTTATTGAAACCCCCACTGAATTACCCATTATTATTGAACGCAGCCAAGCCATGGGGATAAAACCCATGATAGGCGTACGCGTAAAAATGACCACTCAAGTTTCTGGTCATTGGAACACCACCAGTGGTGATCGCAGCGTTTTTGGGCTTACCACAACACAGTTAATTAATGTGGTAGACAGCTTAAAAGCAAACCAGATGTTGGACTGTTTACAATTACTGCACTGTCATCTGGGTTCACAAATCCCCAATATCCGTGATATTCGTCGCGGCATTGTCGAAGCCTGTCGCTACTATGTCGATCTCAACAATGAGGGCGCAGCGTTATCGTATATTGATTTGGGGGGCGGCCTGGCTGTGGACTACACCGGCGCGCGCAGTCTTGATGAACAAAGCCGCAACTACTCATTAGAAGAATATTGCAGCGATGTGGTCGATACCATCAAGAATACTCTGGACGAGTATCAGGTGCCTCATCCCACTATCGTCACAGAATCAGGTCGCGCTACTGTCGCTTACTCTTCAGTATTATTATTCAACGTACTCGACGTCAATAATTTTGAGCCTTCGCATATCGCTATCACCGAGGAAGAAGATCATCCGCATTTGATTTATATGCGCAACCTGCTCAAGGAATTAACCGAAGCCTCTGTTCAGGAATGTTTTAACGATGCACATTTTTATCGGCAGGAAGTTCGCGAATTATTTCGTCGTGGACAAATTACTTTGCGCACCCGCTCAGTTGCTGAAAACTTATTCCTGGAGATTCTTCAAGCAGTGGCCGCAATGACCGAGACCATGGAACACGTACCCACTGAATTGCAGAATTTAAAAACGTCACTGGCCGATATTTACTACGGCAACTTCAGCCTGTTTCAATCGTTACCGGATATTTGGGCAATAGATCAATTATTTCCGATTATGCCGGTGCACCGACTGGATGAGAAACCCACCCGCGAAGCCATCCTGGCCGATATCACTTGTGACTGTGACGGCAAAATAGACCGCTTTATCGATATGGATAAACCCTTTCGCGAGACACTACCACTACATCGCTTGAACGATAATGAAGAATATTATCTGGGTGTATTCTTAGTGGGCGCCTATCAGGAAACGCTAGGCGATCTACACAATTTATTTGGCGATACCAATGTGGTCAGTGTCCGGCTTAATAACAATGGTGGTTTTGATTTTATTAAAGAAATTCACGGCGACACTATTGCCGATGTACTGAGCTATGTGGAATACGATACCAAAAACGTGCAGCTGAATTACCGTAACACCGCCGAACGCGCCGTACAGGAAGGACGGATCAACGCGCGTGAGCGCCAGCAAATTATTAAAGCGTTTACTGCCAGTCTACAAGGCTACACTTATTACGAAAAAGACGAAATATAA
- a CDS encoding mechanosensitive ion channel family protein — translation MNSGAIDMIRANLLPQDGPMQQGGAELIDQWKQDPTASIWIDIQQIYTFTRFIHYLMIFFGILIALSFIGIDMSKLAIVAGALGIGVGLGLQELVKNFVSGIVILLEKSLKVGDFIELESNVFDIVKEINFRATLISTNNNIDILVPNAELVTNRVINWTLKESRARFRIPFSVAYASDKELVRQSVLDAAMSVSHTFRDEKFKPSVWFTGFGDSSLEFMLGVWVDYDAVIKPTALRSEYLWAIDDAFRENGIEIPFPQRDLYIKKLVNFDD, via the coding sequence ATGAACAGCGGAGCCATTGATATGATTCGGGCAAATCTCTTGCCACAAGACGGCCCCATGCAACAGGGCGGCGCTGAGTTAATTGACCAATGGAAACAAGACCCCACAGCGTCCATATGGATCGATATTCAGCAAATCTATACCTTTACCCGCTTTATTCATTACCTGATGATATTTTTTGGCATTCTCATTGCCCTGTCTTTCATCGGTATCGATATGAGCAAACTGGCGATTGTTGCTGGCGCACTGGGTATTGGTGTTGGTCTTGGATTACAGGAATTGGTCAAAAACTTTGTGTCGGGAATCGTGATACTACTGGAGAAATCCCTGAAGGTCGGTGACTTTATTGAACTGGAATCCAACGTTTTCGATATTGTTAAAGAGATTAACTTCCGCGCCACCTTAATCAGCACCAATAATAACATCGATATTTTAGTGCCCAATGCCGAACTGGTCACCAATCGTGTTATCAACTGGACCCTGAAAGAATCACGGGCCCGCTTTCGCATTCCATTTAGCGTAGCCTATGCTAGCGACAAGGAACTGGTCAGGCAATCGGTACTGGATGCGGCCATGTCGGTTAGCCACACCTTTCGCGATGAGAAATTCAAACCCAGCGTCTGGTTTACCGGCTTTGGCGACAGCAGCCTGGAGTTCATGCTTGGTGTATGGGTAGATTATGACGCCGTCATCAAACCGACGGCTCTGCGCTCTGAATACCTGTGGGCAATTGATGACGCCTTTAGAGAAAATGGTATTGAAATCCCCTTCCCGCAGCGGGATTTATATATTAAAAAATTGGTTAACTTTGATGACTAA
- the speB gene encoding agmatinase — MEDFTQLAAPGYPVFLGSEFEHPAANAAKFHVLPVPYEESVSYGGGTAEGPAAILGASWQLETWDGKSNPSQMGIHTLPPIDTQGDAETVIQRISDATENIVRSGSYPVVLGGEHTVTYGVIKGLIAAGETDFGVIQIDAHADLREAYEGNPYSHASVMKRIVDEDIPLFQLGIRAYCEEEMKTRKLHGVKHIDADILVPRNIQTLDLPDDFPDKVFFTLDIDGMDPSVFPATGTPVPGGLGWYQTLALFESAAKQCTIIGFDVMEFAPIRGFHAYEFSAALLTYKMMGIVQRNS; from the coding sequence GTGGAAGATTTTACTCAACTCGCCGCACCGGGCTACCCTGTTTTTCTTGGCTCAGAATTTGAGCATCCAGCCGCCAATGCAGCTAAATTTCATGTGTTACCGGTACCTTATGAAGAATCAGTCTCTTATGGTGGCGGTACTGCTGAGGGGCCGGCAGCAATTCTTGGTGCTTCCTGGCAATTAGAAACCTGGGACGGCAAGAGCAACCCCAGCCAAATGGGCATTCACACACTACCGCCTATAGATACGCAAGGTGATGCAGAAACTGTTATTCAACGCATTTCTGATGCAACTGAAAACATTGTTCGATCCGGCTCCTACCCGGTTGTACTCGGCGGTGAACACACCGTGACCTACGGGGTGATAAAAGGATTGATCGCAGCCGGCGAAACGGATTTTGGCGTAATCCAAATTGACGCCCACGCTGATTTACGCGAAGCCTACGAAGGCAACCCCTATAGCCACGCCTCGGTAATGAAGCGCATCGTCGATGAAGACATACCCCTTTTCCAATTGGGTATTCGCGCCTATTGCGAAGAAGAAATGAAAACGCGCAAGCTGCACGGCGTAAAACATATTGATGCCGATATTTTAGTCCCGCGCAATATACAAACGCTGGATTTACCGGACGACTTTCCAGACAAGGTCTTTTTCACGCTCGATATTGATGGCATGGACCCTTCCGTCTTCCCCGCTACTGGCACTCCCGTCCCAGGCGGTTTGGGCTGGTACCAAACACTTGCACTATTTGAATCCGCAGCAAAGCAATGCACTATTATTGGCTTTGATGTCATGGAGTTTGCGCCCATAAGAGGCTTTCATGCTTATGAATTTTCAGCGGCGCTGCTGACTTATAAGATGATGGGTATTGTGCAGAGAAATTCCTGA
- a CDS encoding magnesium transporter: MQADIDLINLTDESEKRDVLKNVLNAIKDLEVDQAPDYSFLLDYADDLVVQVIESVPASVRSFIWAALPAERYWPILIELQEDTVTHIVESFDEDTIKLLQATASAQDVIALADALPDELVDTFILSLDRGEAEELQQALSYSYDQLGRYINKSFLTVRPGFSVASVAIKLQQNPDIVAVYVINREGEFLGTAPIKKFFMEQDVKKVKEITSPISSFDHLDNIKESALGLPFTDNKDWFPVFRDDKLLGSVSVWSLLSELQDETLNANSNEASSGEEDLFTPVPQAAKTRAIWLTINLMTAFLASWVIGLFEATLQEVVALAILMPIVASMGGIAGSQTLAVALRGLTLNHLNDANIKLVLLKESKIAILNGLILGTVVAVIVSLWFDSKLLGLIILIAIAVNSLAAATSGTIIPFLLKKVKIDPAVSASVILTTVTDVVGFFVFLALASVVFVSI; this comes from the coding sequence ATGCAAGCTGATATCGACCTGATCAATCTTACCGATGAATCTGAAAAACGGGATGTTTTAAAAAACGTTCTAAATGCGATTAAAGATCTGGAAGTCGATCAGGCCCCGGATTATTCATTCTTGCTCGACTATGCCGATGATCTGGTCGTGCAAGTTATTGAATCCGTTCCCGCCTCCGTTCGTAGCTTTATTTGGGCAGCACTACCCGCTGAGCGCTATTGGCCCATATTAATTGAACTGCAAGAAGATACCGTTACCCACATTGTTGAAAGTTTTGATGAAGACACCATCAAACTGCTGCAAGCAACGGCCTCAGCGCAAGATGTTATTGCACTGGCCGACGCCTTGCCCGATGAGTTAGTTGACACCTTTATACTCAGTCTGGATCGCGGTGAAGCCGAAGAACTGCAACAAGCCTTAAGTTATAGCTATGATCAGTTAGGCCGCTATATCAATAAATCATTTCTGACGGTTCGCCCCGGTTTTTCCGTGGCCAGCGTAGCAATCAAGCTCCAACAAAACCCGGATATCGTCGCTGTTTATGTCATTAATAGAGAGGGGGAGTTTTTAGGTACTGCACCGATTAAAAAATTCTTCATGGAGCAAGATGTCAAAAAGGTAAAAGAAATTACCAGCCCTATTTCTTCCTTCGACCATCTGGACAATATCAAAGAGTCTGCACTAGGCTTGCCATTTACTGATAACAAGGATTGGTTCCCGGTATTCCGCGACGACAAACTGCTAGGATCTGTTTCGGTGTGGTCACTGCTGTCTGAATTACAAGATGAAACACTGAATGCCAATAGCAATGAAGCGTCCAGCGGCGAAGAAGATCTATTTACCCCGGTACCACAGGCTGCAAAGACCAGAGCTATTTGGTTAACCATTAATTTAATGACGGCTTTTTTAGCATCCTGGGTTATTGGACTGTTTGAAGCCACTCTACAAGAAGTCGTCGCGCTGGCCATATTAATGCCTATTGTCGCCAGCATGGGCGGCATTGCCGGCAGCCAAACGCTTGCGGTTGCCCTGCGCGGCCTGACTTTAAATCACTTGAATGATGCCAATATAAAATTGGTACTCCTGAAGGAATCCAAAATCGCTATTTTAAACGGCCTTATTTTGGGCACGGTGGTCGCGGTCATTGTCTCGCTGTGGTTTGATTCAAAACTCCTGGGGTTGATTATTCTCATTGCCATAGCAGTCAACAGCTTAGCAGCCGCCACATCGGGAACGATTATTCCTTTTTTGCTGAAGAAAGTTAAAATTGATCCGGCTGTGTCTGCCTCAGTGATTCTGACAACGGTGACGGATGTGGTTGGATTCTTTGTATTTTTGGCGCTGGCTAGCGTGGTTTTTGTAAGTATATAA
- a CDS encoding MgtC/SapB family protein: MPWSEIFSVEPFTWNAIGAALFCSTIIGLERQLRGKPVGIRTSALITLGTYLFLATTFQMEGTIVDPSRVVGQVITGIGFLGAGVMLAKDGAVVGVTSAATIWVLAALGVIISSGYLLVSIKLSILVVVILYGVDLLEENTRVMSRGVHAHVKRFTDRRKNTPSE; encoded by the coding sequence ATGCCTTGGTCTGAAATATTTTCGGTTGAACCTTTCACTTGGAATGCAATTGGTGCGGCATTGTTTTGCAGCACTATTATCGGCCTTGAGCGTCAATTGCGTGGTAAGCCGGTGGGTATTCGTACCTCTGCATTAATTACATTGGGAACTTATTTGTTTTTGGCGACAACTTTTCAGATGGAAGGCACGATTGTTGACCCTTCACGTGTAGTCGGGCAGGTAATAACAGGGATCGGATTTTTAGGGGCTGGTGTTATGTTGGCTAAAGATGGCGCTGTTGTAGGGGTTACTTCAGCGGCCACGATATGGGTGTTGGCGGCCTTAGGTGTGATTATTTCCAGTGGCTATTTATTGGTTTCTATCAAGCTGTCTATTCTTGTGGTGGTTATTTTATACGGTGTGGATTTGTTGGAGGAGAATACACGGGTAATGAGTCGTGGGGTGCATGCGCATGTGAAGCGATTTACTGACCGAAGAAAAAACACGCCGTCTGAATAA
- a CDS encoding mechanosensitive ion channel domain-containing protein, with protein sequence MSIENDIMEIMSGFLNENKLIASLTLIVAMLVVRTLLGRLLEKKAGDDAELAKHWANTLNNTTQLLIVLGLMIVWVTELRYAALSVAAFIVAIVIATREFIQNFLGALYIASSRPFSIGDWVSIDNHVGEVVRSDWLTTTMLEIDVEDKSYAYSGRTLVVPNNQFVTKTTLNLNYMRRYISHSFALVRDPDEINLFDAKDMILAKAEDYCRSFSDVAERYNSRIETRMGVAIPGPKASVRISTSILGKNVFTVSIFCPTEEVVNIEQKVTEDFMAYWYAASKKAKSKKPEARISRRLNQQDGL encoded by the coding sequence GTGAGTATAGAAAACGACATTATGGAAATTATGAGCGGCTTTTTAAATGAAAATAAACTGATTGCCTCGCTGACGTTGATCGTCGCGATGTTAGTCGTGCGGACGTTATTAGGGCGTTTACTGGAGAAAAAAGCGGGCGATGATGCTGAACTGGCCAAACATTGGGCCAATACCTTAAATAATACGACGCAGTTACTGATTGTTTTAGGTTTGATGATTGTATGGGTGACAGAGTTACGCTATGCCGCGTTGTCGGTAGCGGCTTTTATTGTGGCCATTGTTATCGCTACTCGCGAATTTATTCAGAACTTTTTGGGGGCATTGTATATTGCCAGTTCACGCCCATTTTCCATTGGTGACTGGGTTAGTATCGATAACCACGTCGGTGAGGTCGTTCGCAGCGATTGGTTGACCACAACCATGCTGGAAATCGATGTTGAAGATAAGTCCTATGCTTATTCGGGTCGCACACTGGTGGTGCCAAATAATCAGTTTGTTACCAAGACTACGCTAAACCTCAATTATATGCGTCGCTATATCTCCCATTCTTTTGCGTTAGTTCGGGACCCTGATGAGATCAATTTATTCGATGCAAAGGATATGATACTGGCAAAAGCTGAAGACTATTGCCGTTCATTTAGCGATGTGGCTGAGCGCTACAACTCCAGAATTGAAACTCGTATGGGTGTGGCCATCCCTGGGCCAAAGGCGAGTGTCCGGATATCCACATCTATCCTGGGTAAAAATGTATTTACGGTTTCGATATTCTGTCCAACCGAAGAAGTGGTGAATATTGAGCAAAAAGTTACCGAAGATTTTATGGCGTACTGGTATGCCGCTAGCAAGAAAGCAAAGTCAAAAAAGCCCGAAGCCCGTATATCGCGACGATTAAATCAGCAAGATGGGTTGTGA
- a CDS encoding succinylglutamate desuccinylase/aspartoacylase family protein, giving the protein MRSKPFEIGGHVIQPGEQKTIDIPLAAMATHNTIDMTVHVIHGKQEGPRLFISAAIHGDELNGVDIIRRMLKQKQLKRIKGTIIAIPVVNVHGFITHSRYLPDGRDLNRSFPGSSKGSLAGRMANTFLKEIVQKCTHGIDLHTAARHRDNLPQIRADLSSEVVKAMALKFELPVIIDSKIRDGSLRQAAGDAGIPIILYEAGEALRFNEVAIRAGLRGIIGVMRELGMLPSLKKKEVSKPSIVSTNTSWVRAPYSGILRALVPLGGKAEKGSILGVIADPLGENEYQVVAPEDGIVIGRTNLPLVYEGDALFHLAYYHQKVDAVLDQVESFQEKLEPDYSMNAPLDPEGFPIQ; this is encoded by the coding sequence ATGAGAAGTAAACCATTTGAAATAGGTGGCCATGTCATTCAGCCCGGGGAACAAAAAACCATTGATATTCCGCTGGCGGCGATGGCGACACATAATACGATAGACATGACTGTGCATGTTATCCATGGTAAGCAGGAAGGACCTCGATTATTTATTAGTGCAGCGATTCATGGTGACGAGTTGAACGGCGTAGATATCATTCGACGCATGCTTAAGCAAAAACAGCTCAAGCGAATCAAGGGCACCATTATTGCGATTCCAGTGGTTAACGTGCATGGGTTTATTACCCATTCGCGTTATTTACCTGATGGTCGTGATTTGAATCGTAGTTTTCCTGGTAGCAGTAAAGGTTCCTTGGCAGGTCGTATGGCGAATACTTTTCTCAAAGAAATTGTTCAAAAATGTACCCACGGTATCGATTTGCATACTGCCGCTAGACATCGGGATAACTTACCGCAGATTCGTGCCGATTTAAGCAGCGAAGTAGTGAAAGCCATGGCGTTAAAATTTGAATTGCCGGTTATTATTGATTCTAAAATTCGTGATGGTTCATTGCGGCAGGCAGCAGGTGATGCGGGTATACCAATTATTTTGTACGAGGCGGGGGAAGCGCTACGTTTTAATGAGGTGGCAATCAGGGCGGGTTTGCGCGGTATTATTGGTGTGATGCGCGAGCTCGGTATGTTGCCGAGCCTGAAAAAGAAAGAGGTGAGCAAGCCTTCCATTGTTTCGACAAATACCTCATGGGTGCGCGCGCCTTATAGTGGTATTTTGCGAGCGCTGGTGCCGCTCGGTGGTAAGGCAGAAAAAGGCAGTATATTGGGCGTGATTGCAGATCCGTTGGGCGAGAACGAGTATCAAGTGGTAGCACCGGAAGACGGTATCGTTATTGGGCGCACAAACTTACCACTGGTTTATGAAGGTGATGCGCTATTTCATTTGGCCTATTACCACCAAAAAGTGGATGCGGTTTTAGATCAGGTTGAAAGCTTTCAGGAGAAACTGGAACCAGATTACTCGATGAATGCGCCTCTCGATCCAGAAGGGTTTCCCATTCAGTAA
- the ptsP gene encoding phosphoenolpyruvate--protein phosphotransferase: MSIHYFSEVFRAMDDPYLKARHEDIQHLGNKIFNAWRGNNDAAKALAGIDGPVVLVGEMVSVSDIAAIPVEYLAGIVCFAGSGLSHTGVLANAMGVPAVMGVGDFCSLQGGEQIIVDGDDGRIIIQPSKAVVREFNKLITKQQALSEKLSELHDQPATTMDGHRVRLFTNTGLLADITPGLKNGAEGVGLYRTEIPFMIRDSFPTEDEQVNVYQQVFAAYAGKPVYIRTLDIGGDKQLPYFPITNEENPALGWRGIRFSLDNVQLIMTQVRAMIRSAEDAGDLHILLPMISSTNELDTFIKLLDDACAQLSSEGFAIRRPKVGVMVEVPAAISQLPFWAKKLDFISIGSNDLSQYLLALDRNNSRVADRYDHLHPAVLHEINRIVKVARAHDLALSLCGEMASDTAAVILLVGMGVRTLSMSAAKLPSIKWAIRSLSVAKAEAVLQQALTLENVSEIRALLAKNIAELEFSELVH, translated from the coding sequence GTGAGCATCCATTATTTTTCTGAAGTATTTAGAGCCATGGATGATCCTTACTTAAAAGCACGGCATGAAGATATTCAACATTTAGGTAATAAAATTTTTAACGCCTGGCGTGGCAATAACGATGCTGCTAAGGCGCTTGCCGGGATAGATGGTCCGGTAGTGTTAGTGGGTGAAATGGTCAGTGTCTCTGATATAGCTGCAATTCCTGTTGAGTACTTAGCCGGTATCGTATGTTTTGCAGGTTCGGGCTTGTCGCATACAGGTGTGTTAGCCAATGCGATGGGGGTGCCGGCGGTAATGGGCGTGGGGGACTTCTGTTCCTTGCAAGGTGGCGAACAGATTATTGTTGATGGCGATGACGGTCGGATTATTATTCAGCCCAGTAAAGCGGTGGTCAGGGAATTTAATAAGCTGATTACCAAGCAGCAAGCATTAAGTGAAAAGCTGTCGGAGTTGCATGACCAGCCCGCCACTACGATGGATGGCCATCGGGTACGCTTATTTACCAATACTGGTTTGTTGGCTGATATAACGCCGGGATTAAAAAATGGCGCGGAGGGTGTCGGGCTTTATCGGACCGAAATTCCGTTTATGATCAGGGATAGTTTTCCCACCGAAGATGAGCAGGTCAATGTGTATCAACAGGTGTTCGCAGCCTATGCGGGCAAGCCTGTGTATATTAGAACGCTAGATATTGGTGGCGATAAACAGCTGCCATACTTTCCCATTACCAATGAGGAAAACCCTGCCTTGGGCTGGCGGGGGATACGTTTTAGTCTCGATAATGTGCAGCTGATAATGACTCAGGTAAGAGCGATGATCAGGTCTGCAGAGGATGCGGGCGACCTGCATATTCTATTGCCGATGATTAGCTCGACAAACGAGTTGGATACCTTTATCAAATTGTTGGATGATGCTTGTGCGCAATTATCAAGCGAGGGTTTTGCTATTCGCCGCCCGAAAGTAGGGGTAATGGTTGAAGTGCCGGCGGCAATTTCACAGTTACCTTTTTGGGCGAAGAAGCTGGATTTTATTTCTATCGGCTCTAACGATTTAAGTCAGTATTTATTAGCGCTGGATAGAAATAACTCGCGGGTGGCAGATCGCTATGATCATTTACACCCCGCAGTGCTACATGAAATTAATCGTATCGTGAAAGTGGCTAGGGCGCATGATTTGGCATTAAGTTTGTGCGGCGAAATGGCGTCTGATACAGCAGCGGTTATTTTGTTAGTAGGGATGGGGGTGCGCACCTTAAGTATGAGTGCGGCAAAATTACCCAGTATCAAGTGGGCGATACGATCATTGTCGGTGGCGAAGGCTGAGGCGGTTTTACAGCAAGCCCTCACGCTTGAAAATGTCAGCGAGATAAGAGCATTGTTGGCAAAAAATATCGCTGAACTGGAATTTTCAGAGCTTGTTCATTGA
- a CDS encoding 2OG-Fe(II) oxygenase, whose amino-acid sequence MLDINAFNNTPLKLVPYPYMVVKHSLRQESVAQLLQDFPKLDHAGSIPVESVDYGVGFEALLNDLNSDEFRQAVAKKFDVNLDEYPIMTTVRGVMRQKDGRIHTDSKTKVITILIYFNEEWEDDSGHLRILKDGQDIENFVEEIPPSLGTMVAFRVTDNCWHGHKPVVGKRLSIQMNYLVGETAKGKHQFFHGLSARLKKMFSK is encoded by the coding sequence ATGCTAGATATAAACGCTTTTAATAATACCCCGCTAAAGCTCGTCCCCTATCCATATATGGTAGTGAAACATTCCCTTAGGCAGGAGTCGGTTGCGCAACTATTACAGGATTTCCCTAAGCTGGATCATGCTGGCAGCATTCCGGTTGAAAGCGTGGACTATGGTGTCGGCTTTGAGGCACTGCTAAATGATCTCAACAGTGATGAATTTCGGCAGGCGGTGGCAAAAAAGTTCGATGTGAATTTGGATGAATATCCCATTATGACCACCGTGCGCGGCGTTATGCGGCAAAAAGATGGTCGTATTCATACGGATTCAAAAACCAAAGTCATCACTATACTGATCTACTTTAATGAAGAGTGGGAAGACGATAGTGGTCATTTGCGGATTTTGAAAGATGGTCAGGATATTGAAAACTTTGTTGAAGAAATCCCTCCCAGTCTCGGTACGATGGTGGCCTTTAGGGTTACCGATAATTGCTGGCATGGCCATAAGCCGGTTGTTGGCAAGCGCCTGTCGATACAAATGAATTATTTGGTGGGTGAGACGGCCAAGGGCAAACATCAGTTCTTTCATGGTTTGAGCGCCAGGCTTAAAAAAATGTTTTCTAAATAA